The following are encoded together in the Candidatus Cetobacterium colombiensis genome:
- the epsC gene encoding serine O-acetyltransferase EpsC, which yields MFNNLKEDIRNIMSLDPAARSFLEVLLLYPSVHAIIFHSVAHKLYKKKFFFVARFLSQTSRFFTGIEIHPGAQIGRRFFIDHGMGVVIGETAEIGDDVIIYHGVTLGGTGKDSGKRHPTLGNKVLVGAGAKILGPITLGDNVKVGANTVVLKNVPSNSTIVGTSGRIILKNPLSKN from the coding sequence GTGTTTAATAACTTAAAAGAAGATATAAGAAATATAATGAGTTTAGATCCTGCAGCTCGATCATTTTTAGAGGTATTATTATTGTATCCATCTGTCCATGCAATAATATTTCATAGCGTGGCTCATAAATTATATAAAAAGAAATTTTTCTTTGTAGCTAGATTTCTATCACAAACCTCTAGATTTTTTACAGGAATTGAAATTCATCCAGGAGCTCAAATAGGGCGACGTTTTTTTATAGACCATGGAATGGGAGTAGTTATAGGTGAAACTGCTGAAATTGGTGATGATGTAATTATTTATCATGGTGTAACCCTTGGAGGAACAGGAAAAGATTCTGGAAAAAGACATCCTACTTTAGGGAATAAAGTTCTTGTGGGAGCGGGAGCAAAAATTTTAGGACCTATAACGTTAGGAGATAATGTAAAAGTTGGAGCTAATACAGTTGTGTTAAAGAATGTACCTAGTAATTCTACAATTGTTGGAACTTCAGGTAGAATAATTTTAAAAAATCCTCTCTCTAAAAACTAG
- a CDS encoding ABC transporter ATP-binding protein, whose translation MDFIVGKNLEKKYDKLPVFKDINFNIKKGEFITLLGPSGCGKSTLLRCIAGLNEINGGDIYIEGENVTEKSAKDRGIGMVFQNYALFPNMTVFENIAFGLEMKKMRKSYIEVKVSEMLKLVHLEDKRDCYPDQLSGGQKQRVAIARSLATEPKILLLDEPLSALDAKVRKSLREQLKEIQKKTNVTTIFVTHDQEEALTISDRVFIMDKGNIVQVGTPEEIYTNPKTVFMAQFIGNYNILKEDETKTVFGNEIFGNIAIRPEAIYIREIERNYNLDNFIIKKGIVKDFSILGNVIRYFVECKGKSLRVDVLNRGEGKLYEVGAVLDLMFLKKEIRYY comes from the coding sequence ATGGACTTTATAGTTGGTAAAAATTTAGAAAAAAAATATGATAAACTTCCAGTTTTCAAAGATATAAATTTTAATATAAAAAAGGGGGAATTTATAACTCTTTTAGGACCATCTGGATGTGGAAAATCAACTCTTTTGAGATGTATAGCTGGGTTAAATGAAATTAATGGCGGGGATATTTATATAGAGGGAGAGAATGTAACGGAAAAATCAGCTAAAGATCGTGGAATAGGGATGGTATTTCAAAATTATGCTCTTTTTCCCAATATGACAGTATTTGAAAATATAGCTTTTGGTTTAGAGATGAAAAAAATGAGAAAAAGTTATATAGAGGTAAAAGTTTCAGAGATGTTAAAGTTAGTTCATCTTGAAGATAAAAGAGATTGTTATCCAGATCAACTTTCAGGTGGACAAAAACAAAGAGTGGCTATAGCAAGGTCTTTAGCAACAGAACCTAAAATCTTGCTTTTAGATGAGCCACTATCAGCACTAGATGCCAAAGTAAGAAAATCTTTAAGAGAGCAGTTAAAGGAGATTCAAAAGAAAACTAATGTAACAACAATTTTTGTTACTCATGATCAAGAGGAAGCTCTTACAATTTCAGATAGAGTTTTTATAATGGATAAGGGAAACATTGTTCAAGTTGGAACTCCAGAAGAGATTTATACAAATCCAAAGACCGTTTTTATGGCTCAATTTATAGGAAATTACAATATTTTAAAAGAGGATGAAACAAAAACAGTTTTTGGAAATGAAATATTTGGAAATATAGCCATTAGACCAGAAGCAATTTATATAAGAGAAATAGAAAGAAACTATAACCTAGATAATTTCATAATAAAAAAAGGCATAGTAAAAGATTTTTCTATACTAGGAAATGTAATAAGATACTTTGTTGAATGTAAAGGAAAGAGTTTAAGAGTGGATGTACTAAATAGAGGAGAGGGAAAACTCTATGAAGTTGGAGCAGTTTTAGATTTAATGTTTTTAAAAAAAGAAATTAGATATTATTAA
- a CDS encoding glycine zipper domain-containing protein: protein MIKRFIFLSALVTALVGCGNGMYSTPRVREGALGGAAVGAIAGQLIGRNTAGTLIGAGIGALAGAAIGHERDENAYRRYRNRYY from the coding sequence ATGATTAAAAGATTTATCTTTTTATCTGCTTTAGTTACTGCTTTAGTTGGATGTGGAAATGGAATGTATAGCACACCTAGAGTTCGTGAGGGCGCTTTAGGTGGAGCAGCTGTTGGAGCTATAGCTGGTCAACTTATCGGTAGAAATACTGCTGGTACTCTAATAGGAGCTGGAATTGGTGCTCTTGCAGGAGCCGCTATTGGTCACGAAAGAGACGAAAATGCATATAGACGTTATAGAAACAGATATTATTAA
- a CDS encoding amino acid ABC transporter permease, with amino-acid sequence MENNLFYILQGLTLTLKLYFFTLILSLPLGILLSLGRVSKFKTLNFIIQIYTWIFRGTPLLLQLFFVYYGLPVLGIVLEPFHAALITFTVNYAAYISEIFRGSILGVDRGQFEAAQVLGYSYWQTMFKIVLPQSLVTALPALSNEAIALIKDTSLVSAIGMAEILRNSKEIVTREFTITPFIICAGVYLALSTVIILVLKNIEKRVNV; translated from the coding sequence ATGGAAAATAATTTATTTTACATCTTACAGGGATTAACTTTAACTTTAAAACTTTATTTTTTCACACTAATTTTATCTCTACCTTTGGGAATTTTACTTTCCCTAGGTAGAGTTTCAAAATTTAAAACATTAAATTTTATAATTCAAATATACACTTGGATTTTCAGAGGAACTCCTCTTTTATTACAACTTTTCTTTGTTTATTATGGATTACCTGTATTGGGAATTGTTTTGGAACCTTTTCATGCAGCACTTATAACTTTTACAGTTAATTATGCTGCATATATTTCTGAAATCTTTAGAGGAAGTATTTTAGGAGTAGATAGAGGACAGTTTGAAGCTGCCCAAGTTTTAGGGTATAGCTACTGGCAGACTATGTTTAAAATAGTTCTACCTCAAAGCTTAGTTACCGCTTTACCTGCTCTTTCTAATGAAGCTATCGCCTTAATAAAAGATACCTCTTTAGTATCTGCTATAGGTATGGCAGAAATTTTAAGAAACTCTAAAGAGATTGTTACAAGAGAGTTCACAATAACTCCTTTCATAATTTGTGCTGGTGTTTATCTAGCTTTATCTACAGTTATTATTTTAGTTTTAAAAAATATTGAAAAAAGGGTGAATGTATAA
- a CDS encoding sigma-70 family RNA polymerase sigma factor: protein MIEINDIKLAQQGDEEATEKIFHEYHNSILRNNRKFFLKGAEADDLLQEGYIGLMKAIRSYDETKNACFNTFANLCIRRQIITAVKTHSSAKYQNLNSAVMGEEYVGFEEVTKYNAPSINFYNPEEIVLGKELVNLLEGFLVENLSDLEKKVFYYLCKEYTYVEIANTLEETPKKIDNTIQRIKKKILNYLGTYVG, encoded by the coding sequence ATGATAGAAATTAACGACATTAAACTAGCACAACAAGGAGACGAAGAAGCTACAGAAAAGATTTTTCACGAGTATCACAACTCTATTCTTAGAAACAATCGTAAGTTTTTCCTTAAAGGTGCTGAAGCAGATGATCTACTTCAAGAAGGTTATATCGGCCTTATGAAAGCGATCAGATCTTATGATGAAACAAAAAATGCATGTTTTAACACTTTTGCAAACCTATGTATTAGAAGACAGATTATAACAGCTGTAAAAACACATAGCTCTGCAAAATATCAAAATTTAAACTCTGCAGTTATGGGTGAAGAATATGTTGGATTTGAAGAGGTTACTAAATACAATGCTCCATCTATAAACTTCTATAACCCAGAAGAAATTGTATTAGGAAAAGAATTAGTTAACCTTTTAGAAGGATTCCTAGTTGAAAACTTAAGCGATCTTGAGAAAAAAGTGTTCTACTATTTATGTAAAGAGTATACATATGTTGAAATTGCCAACACATTAGAAGAAACACCTAAAAAAATTGACAATACAATTCAAAGAATTAAAAAGAAAATCTTAAACTATTTAGGAACATATGTTGGATAA
- a CDS encoding ABC transporter substrate-binding protein yields the protein MKKIVLATTLLSSILTYGETLQEIKEKAQKEGEVISVGMPDNWANWKDTWVQLNEKYNLKHSDTDMSSAQEIAKFKNEGKNATADIGDIGAGFANIAVKQGVTQPFKTSYWEEVPEWAKDKDGHWMLAYTGTIAFIVDKDKIPEKDIPRSWEDLKNSKFKVSPGDVGTAAQASSAVLAAAYALGGDEKNIEPAIKYFANLAKEGRLSAVSPNIQNLEKGEVEVGLIWDFNGLSYRDAIDKDRFEVLIPSDGSLISGYTTIINKWAKNPNAAKLTREYIFSDEGQINLAKGNARPIRKVDLPKEIKEKMIPDEQYKNARAIENHEAWDKTSKNLGRVWQEEVLVNKK from the coding sequence ATGAAGAAAATTGTTTTAGCAACAACACTATTATCAAGTATTTTAACTTATGGAGAAACTTTACAAGAAATAAAAGAAAAGGCACAAAAAGAAGGAGAAGTAATATCTGTTGGAATGCCCGATAATTGGGCTAACTGGAAAGACACTTGGGTTCAATTAAATGAAAAGTATAATTTAAAACATAGCGACACAGATATGAGTAGTGCTCAAGAGATTGCAAAATTTAAAAATGAGGGAAAAAATGCCACTGCAGATATAGGAGATATAGGAGCAGGATTTGCAAATATAGCTGTAAAGCAAGGAGTTACTCAACCATTTAAAACAAGTTATTGGGAAGAAGTACCTGAGTGGGCTAAAGATAAGGACGGTCATTGGATGTTAGCATACACTGGAACAATTGCCTTTATTGTGGATAAAGATAAAATTCCAGAAAAAGATATTCCAAGATCTTGGGAGGATTTAAAAAATAGTAAGTTTAAGGTGAGTCCAGGAGATGTTGGAACAGCAGCTCAAGCATCAAGTGCAGTTTTAGCAGCAGCTTATGCTTTAGGTGGAGATGAAAAAAATATTGAACCAGCTATAAAATATTTTGCTAATTTAGCTAAAGAAGGAAGACTTTCTGCAGTTTCTCCAAATATTCAAAATTTAGAAAAGGGCGAAGTTGAAGTTGGACTAATTTGGGACTTTAATGGTTTAAGTTATAGAGATGCAATAGATAAAGATAGATTTGAAGTTTTAATTCCATCAGATGGATCTCTTATAAGCGGATATACAACAATAATAAATAAATGGGCAAAGAATCCAAATGCAGCAAAATTAACAAGAGAGTATATATTTAGTGATGAAGGACAAATAAACTTAGCTAAAGGAAATGCAAGGCCAATTAGAAAAGTGGATTTACCAAAAGAGATAAAGGAAAAAATGATTCCAGATGAGCAGTATAAAAATGCAAGAGCTATTGAAAATCATGAAGCTTGGGATAAAACTTCTAAAAATTTAGGAAGAGTTTGGCAAGAAGAGGTTTTAGTAAATAAAAAATAG
- a CDS encoding amino acid ABC transporter substrate-binding protein: MKKFFKLLLLTFTVFSISFAKDNSLQNIQDKGEIIIGLDDTFAPMGFRDEEGKIIGFDIDLANEVANRIGVKATFKPCEWDGIIFDLRSKRIDLIWNGLTITPEREKQIAFSTPYFDDDQIVIVKNPNIKSFQDLKDKKIGVQLGSASYFAFENSVLSKETNNLNKYSTNVEALLDLEAGRTDAVVIDAVVGKYYISKKPDFIVLNDILEKQQMGVGMRKDDVALKNKIDETLANMKADGSFDKIYKKWFGDN; the protein is encoded by the coding sequence ATGAAAAAATTTTTTAAACTTTTATTATTAACTTTCACAGTGTTTTCAATCTCTTTTGCCAAGGATAATTCATTACAAAATATTCAAGATAAAGGAGAAATTATAATCGGGCTTGATGATACTTTTGCACCTATGGGATTTAGAGATGAAGAAGGTAAAATTATAGGATTTGATATTGATTTAGCTAATGAAGTGGCAAATAGAATTGGGGTTAAAGCAACTTTTAAACCATGTGAGTGGGATGGGATAATCTTTGATTTAAGAAGCAAAAGAATTGATTTGATTTGGAATGGACTTACAATAACTCCTGAAAGAGAGAAGCAAATCGCTTTTTCTACACCATATTTTGATGATGATCAAATTGTAATTGTAAAAAATCCCAATATAAAATCTTTTCAAGATTTAAAAGATAAAAAAATCGGTGTTCAATTAGGTAGTGCTTCATACTTTGCTTTTGAAAATTCAGTACTTTCTAAAGAAACTAATAACCTTAATAAATACTCTACAAATGTAGAAGCTCTTTTAGATTTAGAAGCTGGTAGAACTGATGCTGTTGTAATTGATGCTGTTGTTGGAAAATACTATATTTCTAAAAAACCTGATTTTATTGTTTTAAACGACATTTTAGAAAAACAACAGATGGGTGTTGGAATGAGAAAAGATGATGTAGCTTTAAAAAATAAAATCGATGAAACTTTAGCAAATATGAAAGCTGATGGTTCTTTTGACAAAATATATAAGAAATGGTTTGGTGACAATTAA
- a CDS encoding alkaline phosphatase family protein: protein MRKLILILIDGMGNHVSNKMGYLKALKEKGEATKFTLESELPSLSRPLYETILTGKTPIESGILNNRINRMSKEESVFSLARKSGLTTAAVAYHWIHELYNGPFNMEEDIEIENLEGNINYGRFYWEDNYPDSHLFSLSNKIIKDKKPDFLLLHTMNIDDAGHRSGGLSKRYENKVYDMSNYLSHYIPLWQEQGYEIIVTSDHGMDEKGNHGGDSKLERQVPLWILGEMGKKYGENKITQKEIKKVCCEILEIN, encoded by the coding sequence ATGAGAAAGTTAATATTGATTTTAATTGATGGAATGGGAAATCATGTGAGTAATAAAATGGGATACTTAAAAGCTTTAAAAGAAAAAGGAGAAGCAACAAAGTTTACTTTAGAAAGTGAATTACCTAGTCTTTCAAGACCACTCTATGAAACTATATTAACAGGAAAAACACCTATTGAAAGTGGAATATTAAACAACAGAATAAATAGAATGTCAAAAGAGGAAAGTGTTTTTTCTTTGGCAAGAAAATCAGGATTAACAACAGCAGCAGTGGCATATCACTGGATTCATGAGTTATATAATGGACCTTTTAATATGGAAGAGGATATTGAAATTGAAAACTTAGAGGGCAATATAAACTATGGAAGATTTTATTGGGAAGATAACTATCCTGATTCACATCTATTTTCTTTAAGTAATAAAATTATAAAAGATAAAAAACCAGATTTTTTACTACTTCATACTATGAATATAGATGATGCTGGTCATAGAAGTGGAGGGCTTTCTAAAAGATATGAAAATAAGGTATATGATATGAGTAACTATTTATCTCACTACATTCCATTGTGGCAAGAGCAAGGATATGAAATTATAGTAACTTCAGATCATGGGATGGATGAAAAAGGTAACCATGGAGGAGACAGTAAACTTGAAAGACAAGTACCATTATGGATCTTGGGGGAAATGGGAAAAAAATATGGTGAAAATAAAATAACTCAAAAAGAGATAAAAAAAGTTTGTTGTGAAATTTTAGAGATAAACTAA
- a CDS encoding dicarboxylate/amino acid:cation symporter — protein sequence MKKLSNSTTIIISMFLGIIAGIFLQEKAAVFAPLGDLFLKLITMLIVPLVFFNIILGAVSLGKTKSAGKVGFLTLGYYLLTSCIAVVIGIGAGYIFNPGVGVIVPASLLAKEGAYASASSGLDFWGTILNIIPDNPFKSLIDGNILQIIFFSLFFGLCLSKVSEEKQKPIVDILETVNETLIKMIEKILLLAPLGVFALMANSIALFGINILLLVTKLFLVFSLALGLIHFGMLPSLVKIFTGISPIKFIKETAPAQILAFSTASSMATLPVNTECCKKLGVQNSTASFILPLGATVNMNGNAMLYGLVTMFFAQMFSVDLGPSEYVAIVLTSVLGAVGTAGVPGPSLLVVAVLAAAGVPVIALPLVFGIDRIMDMMRTSTNILGDASCAVIMETILNKTKKP from the coding sequence ATGAAAAAACTTAGTAACAGTACAACTATAATTATCTCTATGTTTTTAGGTATTATTGCTGGAATATTTTTACAAGAAAAAGCCGCAGTTTTTGCACCTTTAGGAGATCTATTTTTAAAATTAATCACAATGTTAATTGTTCCATTGGTATTTTTTAATATCATACTTGGAGCTGTATCTTTAGGAAAAACAAAATCTGCTGGAAAAGTTGGATTTTTAACATTAGGTTATTATTTACTAACTTCATGTATTGCCGTTGTAATCGGTATTGGAGCTGGATATATTTTCAATCCAGGAGTTGGAGTTATTGTTCCTGCATCACTTTTAGCAAAAGAGGGAGCATATGCTTCTGCTAGTTCTGGTTTAGATTTTTGGGGAACTATTTTAAATATTATTCCTGACAATCCATTTAAATCACTAATTGATGGAAATATCTTACAAATTATATTTTTCTCATTATTCTTTGGACTTTGTCTTTCAAAAGTATCTGAAGAAAAACAAAAACCTATTGTTGATATTTTAGAAACAGTTAATGAGACTTTAATAAAGATGATTGAAAAAATATTACTTTTAGCACCTCTTGGAGTTTTCGCTTTAATGGCTAACTCTATCGCTCTTTTTGGAATAAATATACTTTTATTAGTTACAAAACTATTTTTAGTATTTTCACTAGCTTTAGGATTAATACACTTTGGAATGTTACCTAGTTTAGTAAAAATCTTTACAGGAATATCTCCAATTAAATTTATAAAAGAAACTGCTCCTGCACAGATTTTAGCTTTTTCTACAGCTTCATCAATGGCAACTTTACCTGTTAATACAGAGTGTTGTAAAAAATTAGGAGTACAAAATTCTACGGCTTCTTTTATTTTACCACTTGGAGCTACTGTTAATATGAATGGTAATGCTATGCTTTACGGTTTAGTAACTATGTTTTTTGCTCAAATGTTTAGTGTTGATCTTGGACCTAGTGAATATGTTGCTATTGTTCTTACGTCAGTTCTTGGAGCTGTTGGAACAGCTGGTGTTCCTGGACCATCTTTACTTGTTGTAGCTGTGTTAGCCGCTGCTGGTGTCCCTGTTATAGCTCTTCCACTGGTGTTTGGAATTGATAGAATCATGGATATGATGAGAACTTCTACAAATATTTTGGGAGATGCTTCATGTGCTGTAATCATGGAAACAATTTTAAACAAAACAAAAAAACCTTAA
- a CDS encoding ABC transporter permease — protein sequence MENILEVEKIKRSKKINITTPQIEEHHKGFLILLPFMILMIMFLISPFISTFIGSFINEYGEFTLENYEYIFQSRFIKQSIFNSLELAFISTFVGLLISLQGAYSLNRLKNSSKKSILLFINMLSNFSGIPLAFAFIILLGSNGVMTILLKNIGLIDGFDVYSKTGLILMYIYFQLPLGLLLLYPVFDRLNPQWQEMVNIMGGSTFTFWKRVGIPVMLKEILGTMLIMFANAMGAYACTLALTNGTYNVMTIRITSYIAGEVAYEPGIASAMSILLGGILIFVVIINEVMLKKKRGKYEK from the coding sequence TTGGAAAATATCTTAGAAGTTGAAAAAATTAAGAGATCAAAAAAAATTAATATAACAACGCCACAAATAGAAGAACATCATAAAGGATTTTTAATATTATTACCTTTTATGATACTAATGATTATGTTTCTTATAAGTCCATTTATCTCAACTTTTATTGGAAGTTTTATAAATGAGTATGGTGAGTTTACTTTAGAAAATTATGAGTATATTTTTCAAAGTAGATTTATAAAACAGTCTATTTTTAACTCTTTGGAATTAGCTTTTATATCCACTTTTGTAGGACTTTTAATATCTTTACAAGGGGCATATTCTTTAAATAGATTAAAAAATTCATCTAAAAAAAGCATACTGTTATTTATAAATATGCTTTCAAACTTTAGTGGAATTCCACTTGCTTTTGCCTTTATAATTCTTCTTGGAAGTAACGGAGTTATGACAATTCTACTAAAAAACATAGGACTGATAGATGGATTTGATGTATATTCAAAAACGGGATTGATTTTAATGTATATATATTTTCAATTACCTTTGGGATTATTACTTTTATATCCTGTATTTGATAGACTAAATCCACAGTGGCAAGAAATGGTTAATATAATGGGGGGAAGTACTTTTACATTTTGGAAAAGAGTTGGGATTCCAGTTATGTTAAAGGAAATTTTAGGAACGATGTTAATAATGTTTGCCAATGCAATGGGAGCTTATGCTTGTACTCTTGCATTGACAAATGGAACATATAATGTGATGACAATAAGAATTACAAGTTATATAGCTGGAGAGGTAGCATATGAACCAGGAATAGCTAGTGCAATGTCTATTTTACTTGGGGGGATATTGATTTTTGTTGTAATAATAAATGAAGTGATGTTGAAAAAGAAAAGGGGAAAATATGAAAAATAA
- a CDS encoding ABC transporter permease, with translation MKNKVHMWIVTAILTTLFLPILGTLVYSLSTKWTNTLLPQGLTLKWYLEIFKNEMFLNAVGKSFWICLVSLFFIALILVPAVFVATYYFKKIEKFMEILVLVCFAVPGAVSVVGLIKLYSSEPFRLVGTTYILVGVYFVLAYPFVYRGIKNSLDGLNLKELIESANILGASTRMAFFKIIVPNISKGLSVSMLLTFSMLFGEFLLVNMLVGGKFQTVQMYINSIKSGYSGHYSSALVITYFAILLILTTLAFYMGEKNNRR, from the coding sequence ATGAAAAATAAAGTTCATATGTGGATTGTAACAGCTATATTGACTACTTTGTTTTTACCAATATTAGGGACATTGGTATACTCACTGAGTACAAAATGGACAAATACTTTATTACCACAAGGATTGACATTAAAATGGTATTTGGAAATTTTTAAAAATGAGATGTTTTTAAATGCTGTAGGAAAAAGTTTTTGGATCTGTTTAGTTTCACTGTTTTTTATAGCTCTAATATTAGTACCAGCAGTTTTTGTTGCCACATATTATTTTAAGAAAATAGAAAAGTTTATGGAAATTTTAGTATTAGTTTGTTTTGCAGTTCCAGGAGCTGTTTCAGTAGTTGGACTTATAAAATTGTATTCTAGTGAACCGTTTAGGTTAGTTGGAACAACATATATATTAGTGGGAGTATATTTTGTTTTAGCTTACCCTTTTGTCTATAGAGGTATAAAAAATAGTTTAGATGGTTTAAATTTAAAAGAATTAATAGAAAGTGCTAACATACTTGGAGCGAGTACAAGAATGGCATTTTTTAAAATAATAGTTCCAAATATATCTAAAGGATTAAGTGTGTCAATGCTTTTAACCTTTTCAATGTTATTTGGAGAGTTTTTATTGGTTAATATGTTAGTTGGGGGGAAATTTCAAACAGTTCAAATGTATATAAATAGTATAAAGTCAGGTTATAGTGGACATTATTCTAGTGCGTTGGTAATAACATATTTTGCAATACTATTAATCTTAACAACATTAGCCTTCTACATGGGAGAAAAAAATAATAGGAGATAA
- a CDS encoding amino acid ABC transporter ATP-binding protein, translating into MAIKVRNLNKSFGENTIFNNLNLDIEKGEIISIIGPSGRGKSTFLRCLIGLEDFTSGEIICNRKKMGMVFQNFNLFPNKTVLENITEPLILVDKIEKSVAIEKARKLLERVGLSEKENTYPKYLSGGQKQRVAIARALAKDPEVLLFDEPTSALDPFMTAEVLKVIEELKNNQDMTMIIVSHEMDFVNKISTRIIEF; encoded by the coding sequence ATGGCTATAAAAGTTAGAAATTTAAATAAATCTTTTGGAGAAAATACTATTTTTAACAATTTAAATTTAGATATTGAAAAAGGAGAGATTATCTCTATTATTGGTCCATCAGGAAGAGGAAAATCAACTTTTCTTAGATGCCTTATTGGCCTTGAAGATTTTACGTCTGGAGAAATAATATGTAATAGAAAAAAAATGGGAATGGTTTTTCAAAACTTTAATCTTTTTCCCAATAAAACTGTTTTAGAAAACATTACAGAACCTTTGATTTTAGTTGATAAAATAGAAAAAAGTGTAGCCATTGAAAAAGCTCGAAAACTTTTGGAAAGAGTAGGACTTTCAGAAAAAGAAAACACTTATCCTAAATACCTTTCTGGAGGACAAAAGCAAAGAGTTGCAATTGCCAGAGCTTTAGCTAAAGATCCAGAAGTTTTACTTTTTGATGAACCTACTTCGGCTCTTGATCCTTTTATGACTGCTGAAGTTTTAAAAGTTATTGAAGAATTAAAAAATAACCAAGATATGACTATGATTATAGTGAGTCACGAAATGGATTTTGTAAATAAAATTTCAACTAGAATTATTGAATTTTAA
- the cysK gene encoding cysteine synthase A, whose protein sequence is MIYENILDLIGNTPILKLKNLGDKECADLYVKLEKYNLTGSVKDRAALNMIEEAEKNGLLKPGSIIVEPTSGNTGIALAAIGKIKGYKVIIIMPETMSEERRKIIKTYGAELILTEGSKGMKGAISKALELAENDERYFIPQQFENVCNPQKHYETTAVEILKDIPDLDAFVAGVGTGGTITGVGKKLKEEKNNIKIYAVEPYESQVISGGNPGPHKIQGIGAGFIPEIYNFNFVDEVITVSSEEAFEMVRLILEKEGIFLGISSGASIFAALKVAQKLGKGKKVLALSPDGGEKYMSMDIIK, encoded by the coding sequence ATGATATATGAAAATATTTTAGACCTTATAGGAAATACTCCTATACTTAAATTAAAAAATTTAGGTGATAAAGAATGTGCAGATTTATATGTAAAATTGGAAAAATATAATTTAACTGGAAGTGTAAAAGATAGAGCAGCTTTAAATATGATTGAAGAAGCAGAAAAAAATGGACTTTTAAAACCAGGAAGTATCATAGTAGAACCAACAAGTGGAAATACAGGAATAGCTCTTGCAGCTATTGGAAAAATTAAAGGGTATAAAGTTATAATCATTATGCCTGAAACAATGAGTGAAGAAAGAAGAAAAATTATAAAAACTTATGGAGCTGAGCTTATACTCACAGAAGGATCTAAAGGAATGAAAGGAGCAATTTCTAAAGCTTTAGAGTTAGCTGAAAATGATGAGAGATATTTTATTCCGCAGCAATTTGAAAATGTATGTAATCCTCAAAAACATTATGAAACAACAGCAGTTGAAATATTAAAAGATATTCCAGATTTAGATGCTTTTGTTGCAGGAGTTGGAACGGGAGGGACTATAACTGGAGTTGGAAAGAAATTAAAAGAAGAAAAAAATAATATAAAAATATATGCAGTAGAGCCTTATGAGTCACAAGTAATATCTGGTGGAAATCCAGGACCACATAAAATTCAAGGGATTGGAGCTGGATTCATACCTGAAATTTATAATTTTAATTTTGTTGATGAAGTTATAACAGTTAGTAGCGAAGAAGCTTTTGAAATGGTGAGACTAATTTTGGAAAAAGAAGGCATATTTTTAGGAATATCTTCAGGAGCTAGTATTTTTGCAGCTTTAAAAGTGGCTCAAAAATTAGGGAAAGGAAAAAAAGTTTTAGCTTTATCTCCTGATGGTGGAGAAAAATATATGTCAATGGATATCATTAAATAG